In the genome of Shewanella denitrificans OS217, the window TTCTTAGCCCATGTGTTGCAGTTCCAGTTCCATAAAGCCCTTTGTGATATCGCCGGGGACACAGGTCCTGTGCATCGCTGCAGTATTTATGGCAACAAAGAAGCCGGCGCTAAGCTTAACCAAATGCTAGAAATGGGTGCCAGCAAGCCTTGGCCAGAAGCGTTAGAAGTGGTCACAGGTACTCAGCAGATGGATGCTAAAGCCGTGTTAGATTACTTTGCGCCGCTGCAAACTTGGTTAAACGAGCAAAACACGCAAGCCCAACGTCAATGTGGCTGGTAGTCTAGCGGTCCGCTAGCCAGTGGTCATGCCTAAGTTCTAAAGTGCCCAAGCACATAAGACATAGGCACTGGATTTAACCACATTTGAACAGACGCCCACACAATGTGGGCGTTTTCTTTATTGCTCACGATAAGCATCATCTTGGCCCAGTCTTATGCCAATTTTCGGCTCAATAATTTTTAATTCATGTCGACTAAGACACACTTTGTAATGATTCTTTACTGTTGTCACGCCACTGTGTCGGCTATAGTGCTTGAATATGAACAGCTGGCCTAGGTATCCAATTTAATTCACAATTTTGATATTGAACTCGCACTAGGTTAACCATTCCGACCTGTCATTTTCCATGAGGCTCTGCCATTGAAACTACTGAGCACAATTTTATTTTTTGCCTTGATTTGGATGACCAACGTCCAGGCTAATGAGCAAGATAATCATGCTATTAATCAGTATTATCAGAAGTTTACCTTATCTTTTGCTAATTTGGACTTAAGCGCCATCGACGAGCTCTACACTCATGATGCCGTGTATATATCTGAAACACACAATAGAGAAATCGTTCAAGGTAAGAGTCAAGTGATCGATTTATATCAATCCTTCTTTGATAAAATCCGTCGCAAGCAAGCCAAAATAGAAGTTGAATTTAGAGTTCATGTTAGGCAATTGCGTGATAATGGCGCCACCGACATAGGTTACTATCTGGTACGCTTTCATCCAGCCAAAGAGACTGGCGAACCTGTCAGCGAGTTTTCCGGCAAGTTCGTCAATGTGTTTATCAAAGAACAAGGGAAATGGCGCATCAGTGTTGACTCCAACACTCGGGGAGATGCCAAGCTGTATTTTGCTGCTAAACCTCAAGCTTCACTGTATTATGGCCAAAGATTCAAGGCGCCTCAGCACAAGAAGCAGCCAAAGCCAGACAAACCCCATTAAGGATTGGTATTATATGCCCAGCCCATCTTGCCCTTGCGGCAGTGATAAGTCTTATGCACTTTGCTGTCAGCCATTGCATCAACAAAAACAACATGCTACTGAACCTGAGCAATTAATGCGATCTCGCTACTGTGCCTTTGTTAAAGGTGAATTTAATTACCTTATTGCCACCCACCATGCTGAGCACCTGCAAGGCTTAACGGCCGCCGAGTTGGCGCAGAGTCCTGAGGTCAATTGGCTTGGGCTTGAGGTAATGGCCAGCACAAAGGATCTGAGCAATAACGCCGCTAAGGTCAGCTTTAAGGCTTGGTATTTAGACAAGGGTCAACTGGATGCTATTTTTGAAAATTCAGAATTTATTTTTGAACAAGGACAATGGTTTTACAGCCAAGGCCAGCAATTCACCACCAAACCGCCTGAGCGTAATAGCCCTTGTATTTGCCACAGTGGTAAGAAATTTAAACATTGCTGCATGAAATTAGTTCGTTAACGCTGTTATCTAAGACTGAGTATGTGGGATGTATGTGATCTTGAGTGCAAAACAGCTTAGTTTATTAAGCTCTGCTGAAGTGTAAGCAAGTGACTGAAATCACTTTCCCGCACCGCAGGACTGTATAAAAACCCTTGGGCATGATGACAAGCACTCTGTGTGAGGAAGGCTTCTTGCTCCTTAGTTTCCACCCCTTCGGCAGTCAATGAAATATTTAGCGCACTGGCCATGGCGATAATGGCACTGACAATCTCTCGGCTTTCACGGCTACTGCTGATGTCCATTACAAAGGATCTGTCTATCTTAAGTTTGGAGATAGGGAACTGCTTTAAATACCGCATGGAACTGTGGCCAGTACCAAAGTCATCGATGGCTAGCCCCACGCCAAGTTCGGCCAATTCTTTACACAACTTAGTGGCGTGTTCGATATCACTCATCAATTCAGTTTCGGTTATTTCCAAAATCAGTCGTTTGGGTTTGATACGATAGCGAGTCACTAAGGTCCAAACTTGGGCGTAAAGCTGACTACTGAAAAACTGCCGCGCCGACACATTCACATGCATGGTCAAGTCGATATTTTTGTGCTGCCACAAATTTAACTGTTTACAGGCGGTTTCCAGCACCCATTGTCCCATCGCATTGATTAACCCCGTCTGTTCAGCGATTTCAATAAAGGCCCCTGGATACAAGATGCCCTTTTTAGGATGGTGCCAACGGATTAGGGCTTCAGCCCCTATATAGCGCTGAGTTTGTAGATCCATTAAGGGTTGATAATAAAGCTCAAATTCACGGCTTTTAAGGGCCTGCTGTAAATCGCGTTCAATTTCGATATTGGCCTTAAACGCCTCAAGCAATTGGGTATTAAATATTTGATAGTGCTTAAGGGCTTTTCTCTTGGCGTATTGCAGTGCAATATCAGCGCAAGTGAGTGGCGCAAATAAGTCCACCACAGACTCTATATTCACCACCGCGATGGCAGGTTTGGGTTCGACTTTATCCCGAGCGATAATCACAGGGGCTAATAATTTCTCGTAAAGTTTAGCCACGCAGCGTTCTAATTCAGCGAGTTCGCCAATTTCTGGTAATAATATACCAAACTCATCGCTGCCAATTCGTGCCACATCGATGGCATTATGGTAATTAGCAAAATGTTTGACCCTTCGGGCAACTTCGATAAGCAGCGCATCCCCGCGTTCATGGCCATGGGTATCGTTAAAACGATTAAAACCAAGTAAATCAACTAATATTAATACTCCATTCGCGCTTTTATCTAAATTTTGAGTGAAATGCAACCTATTGTGTAACCCGGTTAAATTACAATTCCAAGCTAAACGCTCGAGTTCTGCCTTATGACGATATTGAGCTGAAATATCATGCACGGCAACTAAGGCAAAATCATTACCCCGAGAGGTCACAAAGTGACGCGCATGGTAATGTACCCAATACTGACTCTCGTCCACATGCTGCATCTGACGTTCACCTTGAATGGTTTCCCCTCTTAGTAGGGCATTAATCATGGGAGTCACTTGCTCATTGGCACCGCGGAAAAACGCCAATTTGCTGGCGTGTTGATCTTGAACTTGTTCTCTTGGGATCCCAGTTAATTTCTGATGGGCTGGGTTAACGTACCTTATCATTTGAGTTTTAAGATTAATTAAAATAATCAAATGCTCAGCTTGCTCGGTAGCGCTCAAATAAAGGGTGAGATCTTCATCTTTTTCATAACCGCGCTCAGTGGCCAGCGCTAAAGCGAGCTGATCCGCGACTTGACTCACAAATTGAATATCTTGCTCTTGTAACGGAATAATAGATTCAAATTCAAGGCTTAGCAGGCCTTCTATATGACCATTAATACGAATCGCCACATCAAATATTTGTTTAACTGGCTCTCCGTGCTGATAGCGGCTTACTATAAAAGGCATATCCGCATCATCAGTGGCAACAAAGAACCTGTGATCATGAAGATGCTGTAAATAATCACTGGATAATTGCGGTCTAGATGTGCTTGATAGAGGGGATTGGCTGCTTAAATCTGCGCTAGCTAGAGGTGTTAGTCTATGATCTTGTTGATCTAATTGCCACACCATCACATTGAAACCATGAAAATGTTCAAGCAGAAGCTGACAGCACATATTGGCTGTCTGAGAATACTGGCCTAATGCTTTTGCTTCAGAGTTAACTATTTGTTCCAATAGTTCCTGATGCTCTGTGAGTTCCATGCGCTTCCTAGTGACTTCTTTAATTAGCAAAATCAATAATTTAAAATTACCGTTTAAATAATGCTACGCCCTGTAAAATACTTTGCCATACGCTTTTTAACAAACACAGTGTTTATCACTTAATTAACTTTATTGCTGCCAAGAAATGCTGAAAAAAGACATTTTTCACAGGCCTTCCTCAAGCTGGAAAATTAACTTTTCCACTGTATATTCAAAGTTTAACGATAATATAACACCATCATCCATGACTTTCATAGAGGCGGTGACATTTTTAAATTTCTGCTCTGCTTTTAGCTGTAAACGAGTCGCTCCAGCCTTCGAATTATGCCCGTTAAAGTGAACTACAAGTAGAGTGTCATTGGCTTCTATTAGCTTACCTATATCAACAAAACCGCCACAGCAGTCCCGCGTTGCATCGATGTTTTCACCCACAACCAGAGACTTAATTCCCTTAGACTGAGTTACGTTAGATTGAATTGTCTTAGCGTTAGCTTCCATATCAGGCTCCATTAATTTTGCTCATTGCTTGCGGTTTGACCCAAGCATTTGGTGGAACCATCATAATAATTGATTTCTAATAAGCTAACTCTACTCCAATTCACACAATCGACATCAGCTAAACCTATGATGAATTTTACTCACTTTGTGACATTTCCCTAACAAATCCCTTGAAATCACAATTTTTCTGATTATGATGAATCTCTGTCCTACTCAGACAAACGCCAGCTTATTACCCATAAGCTTCTGAATGCCCGCCATTCAGTTAATGGCACTCTTTAGCTTGAAGTACCTTCAAGCTTGATTTTTATAACGATTACCGTCGTTGTTTACAAAGTACTGTTTACCATAACGGTAACTATGAGGTCCTTGCTATGGAAATGTTATCCGGCGCTAGTATGATAGTGCGCTCTCTTATTGACGAAGGTGTCGAACACATCTTTGGCTATCCCGGTGGTTCAGTCTTA includes:
- a CDS encoding YybH family protein, with protein sequence MTNVQANEQDNHAINQYYQKFTLSFANLDLSAIDELYTHDAVYISETHNREIVQGKSQVIDLYQSFFDKIRRKQAKIEVEFRVHVRQLRDNGATDIGYYLVRFHPAKETGEPVSEFSGKFVNVFIKEQGKWRISVDSNTRGDAKLYFAAKPQASLYYGQRFKAPQHKKQPKPDKPH
- a CDS encoding YchJ family protein → MPSPSCPCGSDKSYALCCQPLHQQKQHATEPEQLMRSRYCAFVKGEFNYLIATHHAEHLQGLTAAELAQSPEVNWLGLEVMASTKDLSNNAAKVSFKAWYLDKGQLDAIFENSEFIFEQGQWFYSQGQQFTTKPPERNSPCICHSGKKFKHCCMKLVR
- a CDS encoding putative bifunctional diguanylate cyclase/phosphodiesterase translates to MELTEHQELLEQIVNSEAKALGQYSQTANMCCQLLLEHFHGFNVMVWQLDQQDHRLTPLASADLSSQSPLSSTSRPQLSSDYLQHLHDHRFFVATDDADMPFIVSRYQHGEPVKQIFDVAIRINGHIEGLLSLEFESIIPLQEQDIQFVSQVADQLALALATERGYEKDEDLTLYLSATEQAEHLIILINLKTQMIRYVNPAHQKLTGIPREQVQDQHASKLAFFRGANEQVTPMINALLRGETIQGERQMQHVDESQYWVHYHARHFVTSRGNDFALVAVHDISAQYRHKAELERLAWNCNLTGLHNRLHFTQNLDKSANGVLILVDLLGFNRFNDTHGHERGDALLIEVARRVKHFANYHNAIDVARIGSDEFGILLPEIGELAELERCVAKLYEKLLAPVIIARDKVEPKPAIAVVNIESVVDLFAPLTCADIALQYAKRKALKHYQIFNTQLLEAFKANIEIERDLQQALKSREFELYYQPLMDLQTQRYIGAEALIRWHHPKKGILYPGAFIEIAEQTGLINAMGQWVLETACKQLNLWQHKNIDLTMHVNVSARQFFSSQLYAQVWTLVTRYRIKPKRLILEITETELMSDIEHATKLCKELAELGVGLAIDDFGTGHSSMRYLKQFPISKLKIDRSFVMDISSSRESREIVSAIIAMASALNISLTAEGVETKEQEAFLTQSACHHAQGFLYSPAVRESDFSHLLTLQQSLIN
- a CDS encoding DUF406 family protein, with product MEANAKTIQSNVTQSKGIKSLVVGENIDATRDCCGGFVDIGKLIEANDTLLVVHFNGHNSKAGATRLQLKAEQKFKNVTASMKVMDDGVILSLNFEYTVEKLIFQLEEGL